TGGAGTCCGAGGCCGGACCTGCCGGGCGTGCGAGGAGCCGTCGGGCGGGTCTGGGCGGCCGGCGCCGGTTGGGAGCCTGCCACCGCGTGGCTTGTGGCGTCGGTGATTCCCCTTGCGGGAGAGGCAGGCGGAGCCTCGTTGAAGCTGGAGTTTTGGGGCGTGGCCGGCCGGCCGCCGCGAGGCCTTCTGGCCTGGGAGGTGCCGGTTGACCTGTAACACCCGGGCCGGCACGGGAGGGGCGAGGGGGATGCGGCGGATCATGGCGGTTGACCCGGGCCGCGAAAAGTGCGGGCTGGCTGTCGTCGAGCACGGAGGCGCCGTCGTGTTTCGCACCATCGTGCACGTGGATCGTCTGGTGGACACGGTGGCGCAGGTCATTCGCCAGCTGGAACCGGAGGCCGTGGTGCTCGGCAACCGCACCGGTTCCGGCGATGCGGCCAGGCGGCTCGCCGAACTGCCGGAGGTGCGGGCTCTGGGTGGGGTTCGGGTCGTGGACGAGTCGTTCACCTCGCTTGAGGCCCGCCGGCGATACTTCCA
The genomic region above belongs to Bacillota bacterium and contains:
- the ruvX gene encoding Holliday junction resolvase RuvX; translated protein: MRRIMAVDPGREKCGLAVVEHGGAVVFRTIVHVDRLVDTVAQVIRQLEPEAVVLGNRTGSGDAARRLAELPEVRALGGVRVVDESFTSLEARRRYFQAHPARGLWRFVPVGLRLPPEPVDDWAAVVLAERYLKGPG